CCTGCTGCTGCTGTTGGCGGCGGGAGGAGGAACGGCGAGCGCCGACTGGGCGTTCGATTTTGTCGTTTTCAACGGCTCGATGTATCAAACGACCGGCGAATTCGTCGATTCGGCGATGATCGGACCGGTTATCGGGAAGGTGACGTCCTACTCGGATCAAGAAGGCGTCTACAGAGGCAATTTCTCCAATGCTTTTCCGGCCGGTACGGAATATTACCAAATCGCCGGCACGGCGGCAAAGGCGGCGCTGGCCGTAAAGACCGGGGAAGACCGGTTCGTGAAGGCCGTGTTTACAGGGCCTTACGGCGGCTCCCGGGCATCCTCCCCGCAAACAGGCCCGATGATCGGCGCGGCCATGAAAAGGCCGAGCGGACTGAACGATTACCGGCTCTGGTTCGGCTTGGCCGGCGGCGTGCTGGTGCTGCTGATTCTTATCGGCTTTTTCCGCAAAAAATAGGTTCGGATGACCGGAGAAGCCGATCCGCATTTCGGCGAATGTGAAATTTTTTAAAGGATTCCTAACTTTTATTGATTTCATCGGAAGCGTTCCCATCCTATAATGAGCTTGTAACCGATAGATTCGGATGATCAAGTCGAAATCCTGGCACGTATGCATGCAGGATAACATTTTTTTCGTGGGAGGTTACGATGAACGAAGCGGTTAAGCTCGAAAAGGCTTGTACGGACATGGAAGAATATCTTTTCGACCTCAGGGGGTATCTCATTCTCGAGAACGCCCTGACGCCCGAGCAGCTGGCAGCATGCAACGCGACCTACGATGAACTCGAACAATTCGGATCCCGTCTTGAAGAACCGATCGGCTGGATGGGGAATGTGAGGGTACGCAAAAACACCGGCCAGCAGGAGCTGTTTCTGTCGCAGCTCTATGAGGCCGGGCCTGTATGGGAAGAGCTGATCGATCATCCGTCGTGGTTCGAGAAGGTCAAGCATTTTATCGGAACTGACGATCCTCAGAACTTTGACGGCCATCACGGTCCCATGTTCATCGACGAAAACTTCGGCACCATCAGGGGGAAAGACGGCGCGATCCGCCTCCATTCCGGAGGCGATGTCGGCACCATTCGAACGCAGTTCCGCTACCATGCCGGTAAATTTCACTGCGGGCAGATCAATATTTTGATGGCGCTTACGGACATCGGTCCCGGCGACGGAGCGACGATGGTCGTGCCGGGCAGCCACAAGTCCAATATCCGGCATCCGCAGGCCGTTAACATTGGGGATGAAAATAAGCAGTATTCAAGCGTCGATGACGTCGAAGGGGCGATCGAATGCCATCTTAAAGCAGGCGATGCTTTAATGTTTGTGGATGCGATTGCCCACGGGTCGGCTCGCCGCGTGAATGAAGGAAACCGGCGGATCGCGGTTTATCGGTACGGCCCTTCTTGGGGGTTTTTCCGCGGCCCCCTTTGGCCAAGCGACGAGCTGCTGGAGCGTACGACACCGCAGCGCCGTCAGATTCTGATGCCGCACCCGATACCTCAGCGTCCGCCGCAGCGTTAGCTTGGCGCTTTCTTCGTCGAGCGTGCCGAAATACTCTGCAGGCGCAAGGCTCTGCCGGGTATCGATCTCGCGATAGCTTAAAACAAACCGAAAATCGGCGGTTCCACAAGCGGCGTTGTACAAACAGCGCCGTTTGTGTTTTTGAATAGCGGACGTTACGGATTGTTGCCGTGCTGCTTGTTCGGAAGCTTGGCCGAAGGCGTGCCTTTGCCGTAATGCTCCCGGTTTTTCTCGTCCTTACGCTGGGTTTTCTTCACGTGTTCCACGAATTCCCCCGTATCCATCGGCTCGTTTGCCACGATCATTCATCCTTTCTCACTGATAATTATTATCATTCATGGGTATACTGCGGAACAGAGAAGAACGACGGGCAGTCTTTTTGCGGAAGACTGCCCGGCCGGTGAAGCTAAGCTTTCGGTTCGAACGTTTTGCAATCCGTTTCTTCGGAATGACTCGCCTGCTTGCCGTGATGACTGACGACATAAATCGACTTCGCGTTGCATTCGTTGCCGGGAGCCCAATATTTGCAGGAATTGACTTCGCACAGTACGTCCTTCGCCATGGCTCTTCACCTCCGTTCTGCTCTTAGCATGGTCGTTTTGCCTTTCTTTTTATACTTTGCGGTCGTCGGCCAAGCCGGGTCATAACGAACGCCGGCGATACAAAAGGCTCCGGCCGCTGCGTGCGGCCGGAGCTTTATTGCGCCGCCAAGCGATTAAGCTCAGCTTCGCCAGTCAGGAGCGGGAACGGATTTCCTGGCGCATGAACAGCACGTAGGAAATGCCGAAGCAAATGATCGTCGCGGCGACGAGCCCGACGATCTGCGGCCAGCAGAGGAGCAGGCTCTGGCCGAGGGGAAGCGGGCTTGCGATCGCCCCCACGACCTGCTCCTGCGTCAGCGGGCCGAGCGAACGGACCGACGGCGTCAGCAGCGTGCCCGTCGCCTCGGTGAACAAATACGCCGGCGACAGCCGGTTCAGGAACAGCATCATATTGGCATGCCGCAGCAGGACGGGCAGCGGGGCGTTGTCGTCCGGGGCGGTCGCGTTGTCGATCAGTCCCGTAATCATGGTGTAGAAGACGGAGAAGAAAATCCACAGCGCAATGCCCGAAAGCGCGGATGTCGCGGCCTGGCGGAAGCGAATCGAGAACAGAAGCGATAGGTTAAGCCAGAAGCCGACGTAGAAAACCGCAACCAGAATGAACAAGATGACGCGCACCACTTCCTCGGGGGTCGGCGGGTACCCGATCGTATATAACCCGAGCCCCATCACGAGAAAGCCCAGCGCAAACAGCACGACGGCGATCAGCAGCAGCGACGCGATAAATTTGGCGAGAATAAAATCGTCCCGGTAAACGGGCTGCGACAGCAGCCGGCTCAGCGTCCCTTTGTTCCGTTCGGAATTGACCGCGTCGAAGCCGAGCGCGATGCCCATAAGCGGACCGAGAAACGAGACGAACGTCGTAAAGGTCGGCAGTGTACCGTCGGAAGCGGTGAACATCTGCAGAAACAGGAAGCTCGTATCCGTCTGGTCCGTTTTGACACCCGCCCGGAGCGCCGTAACGGCGGCATAGATCGAGCCGATGCAGGCGAGGGTAATAATGCCGATCAGGATGCCGAACCGCCAGCTGCGCATATGGTCCCCGAATTCCTTCTGCACCATGATCCAGAACGGGGACACGATCCGGCGGTCCCGCCGCAGCTCCTCTTCGCCCGCGGGGATGCCGTCCCCGCGGCGCCCGAAGCGGGATTCCGACAGCCGCTTCAGCCAGCCGTTAAGTCCTGCCGTTGTTTCGCTCAAGCTTGCCGCCTCCTTCGAAATACCGGTGGTAAATATCGTCCAGGCCGTACTGCCTGCGCCGGACCGAATACAGCTGCGCGCCGCTGTCGATGGCGGCTTTGGCCGCCTCCGACGTCAGATCGCGGCTGCAGACGAGCACGGCGGCGGACGCATCGCCTGGATTCCCGGCCGCGTCCGGCCCGCGGAATTCGAGCACGCCGTCCAGTTCGGCCAGCTCACGGGATAAAGCAGGGGTCCAGCCGGAAGCCTCCAGCTCGACTGTAATCGTGCCTTCGTCGTCCAGCTGCTCTGCCAGCGACTTGATATCCCCGGAGGCAATCAGCTCGCCCTGGACGAACAAGCCGACGCGGTCGCAAATTTGCTGCACCTGGTGGAGATGGTGCGATGAGAGCAGCACGGTCAGGCCTTCGTGCCGGCTTAGGTCGTTGATAAGCTGCAGCAGCTCGCGCACCCCTTCGGGGTCGATGCCGAGCGTCGGTTCGTCGAGTATGATAACCTCCGGGCGCTTGATCAGCACATCGGCGATGCCGAGCCGCTGCCGCATGCCGCGCGAGAACTGGCCGACCCTCTTGTCCAGCGCGTCGGACAGCCCGACCCTGTCCAGCAGCTGAAGCGCCTGGTCATGAGCATCGTCCGGCGGAATCCGGTTCAATCGGGCGGTGAAGACGAGGTTGTCGAGCGCGGTCCGGTCCTCGTAGAAGCCGACGTCGTCGGGCATATACCCGACCCGCCGCTTCACCTGCAGCGGCGCTCTCGCCGGGTCGAGCCCGCAGACGCGGGCGGTGCCCGAGGTCGGCTCCGTCAGGCCGAGCATCATCAGAATCGTCGTCGTTTTTCCGGCGCCGTTCGGTCCGAGCAGCCCGAAAATTTCGCCTTTCGCGATCGATAAATTCAATCCTTTGACGGCGGTCTGCTCGCCGTATTTTTTTGTCAGCCTTTTCAGCTCGATGATCGGCTGCTCCACCTTTACCGCCTCCCGTATTTGCGGAACAGGTAGTAGATGCCGGCAATGACGGCGAGAATGATCAGGATGCCGACCCAGCCCCAGAGGACCGACGATTTGACGGCGACGCGGATTTGCGCATCCGCCGTTTTCTCCGGAGCCGTGGCCGTCATGCCGACGACGTAGTCGCCTGCCAGCGCCTTCTTGTCCGCTTTGATGGTCGCCTGCACGTGAGCCGTGGCGCCGGCTGCGATCGTGTTGACGGTCGACGGCTCGAACGACACTTCCCAGCCGGTCGGGCTGTCCGCCGACATGCTGAC
This genomic window from Paenibacillus humicola contains:
- a CDS encoding phytanoyl-CoA dioxygenase family protein; amino-acid sequence: MNEAVKLEKACTDMEEYLFDLRGYLILENALTPEQLAACNATYDELEQFGSRLEEPIGWMGNVRVRKNTGQQELFLSQLYEAGPVWEELIDHPSWFEKVKHFIGTDDPQNFDGHHGPMFIDENFGTIRGKDGAIRLHSGGDVGTIRTQFRYHAGKFHCGQINILMALTDIGPGDGATMVVPGSHKSNIRHPQAVNIGDENKQYSSVDDVEGAIECHLKAGDALMFVDAIAHGSARRVNEGNRRIAVYRYGPSWGFFRGPLWPSDELLERTTPQRRQILMPHPIPQRPPQR
- a CDS encoding DUF4023 domain-containing protein encodes the protein MANEPMDTGEFVEHVKKTQRKDEKNREHYGKGTPSAKLPNKQHGNNP
- a CDS encoding DUF1540 domain-containing protein, whose amino-acid sequence is MAKDVLCEVNSCKYWAPGNECNAKSIYVVSHHGKQASHSEETDCKTFEPKA
- a CDS encoding ABC transporter permease, with amino-acid sequence MSETTAGLNGWLKRLSESRFGRRGDGIPAGEEELRRDRRIVSPFWIMVQKEFGDHMRSWRFGILIGIITLACIGSIYAAVTALRAGVKTDQTDTSFLFLQMFTASDGTLPTFTTFVSFLGPLMGIALGFDAVNSERNKGTLSRLLSQPVYRDDFILAKFIASLLLIAVVLFALGFLVMGLGLYTIGYPPTPEEVVRVILFILVAVFYVGFWLNLSLLFSIRFRQAATSALSGIALWIFFSVFYTMITGLIDNATAPDDNAPLPVLLRHANMMLFLNRLSPAYLFTEATGTLLTPSVRSLGPLTQEQVVGAIASPLPLGQSLLLCWPQIVGLVAATIICFGISYVLFMRQEIRSRS
- a CDS encoding ABC transporter ATP-binding protein, with translation MEQPIIELKRLTKKYGEQTAVKGLNLSIAKGEIFGLLGPNGAGKTTTILMMLGLTEPTSGTARVCGLDPARAPLQVKRRVGYMPDDVGFYEDRTALDNLVFTARLNRIPPDDAHDQALQLLDRVGLSDALDKRVGQFSRGMRQRLGIADVLIKRPEVIILDEPTLGIDPEGVRELLQLINDLSRHEGLTVLLSSHHLHQVQQICDRVGLFVQGELIASGDIKSLAEQLDDEGTITVELEASGWTPALSRELAELDGVLEFRGPDAAGNPGDASAAVLVCSRDLTSEAAKAAIDSGAQLYSVRRRQYGLDDIYHRYFEGGGKLERNNGRT